TGAATGCGGGGGTTGGCCGGCTTCCCGTTTGCTTAATGACGTGGGGTGAAAATCATCGCAGCGCGCTTTTCAAATCGCCACGGCCCCGGCTATTGTCTCGCCATGACCGCCATTGTCGCCCTGCCAGTCCTGGAAACGCCAACGCTCCTGTTGCGCGAAATCCGGACGCGTGACGTGGCCCAACTGGCCGCTTTCATGACGCAGCCGCGCTACCAGCGCCACATTGCCCACCGCCTCCGGGATGACGCTGCCGTGGCCGATTTCGTGCGCCGCCAGGTGGCCGTGCAGGGAGATCGCCGCCGTCAGATCTTCCACCTCGCCGCCGAGGAGAAACTGAGCGGCGATGTCGTGGGCGAAGGTTTCATCATCACCCACGGCGGTGGCGATTACGAAGTGGGCTGGGGCGTACACCCCGCCATGTGGTCCATGGGGCTGGGAACGGAAATCGGCCGCGCGCTGCTTGCCATCGCCTTCGAGCACCTCAAGGCCAAGTCCGTCTGGTGCAAGATCATGGTGCCGAATGGAGCATCGCTCACGGTTGCGCGCCGCATCGGCATGGGTGAGCAGGGCACGCAGGCCGATTATCCGGTGGGGCAGGGCCGTTTCGAACGTGTCGCCATCTATCGCATCGGCAACGATACCTATTTCGACCTGCCTTATTGATTCCCGCTGAACGCCTAGGGAACGCCGCATTCCCGGTTGAAGAGACGGGCATGTCGAAACGTTCGGAGACAGTCATGGCCATGCGTTTGGCGTTTGCTGCTCTGGGGTTGTCACTCGTGGCAAGCGGCGCAGCCTGGGCCACCCCCAAGGATTATTGTGAAGCCTATGCCCGCGATTTTGCCGATCGCGGACCGAAGGACGAGAAACTGTGGAATGTGCACCGCGACAACGCCATGGCGGATTGTCTGTTGCAGTTCCAGCCTGCCAATGCAGCGCCCGACGAGCAGGCACCGCCGCCGCCTAAAATTGTGAAGAAGGTGGCCAAGGCCCCGGCTCCGCAGAAGGTGAAGCGGAAGGTTGCACCCGCGCCGGAGCAGGATATGGCCGAACCGCTGCCCGACCCCGCCGTGATTGTGGCCCCCGATATCGAACCGCCGCCATCCTCCAAGGGTGCAAAGCAGCCAGCACAGGTGGCGCGGTCGAAGACATTGCTCGCCAAGCTGTTCTCGAAAAAGGACCCCGATGTTCCGGACGCCGCACCCGTGGGCAAGGCCGGAAAGCCGGCGCCCGGCACCTCTGCCTGGCTTGATTATTGCGACCGGAAATACGCCTCGTTCAATCGCGAGACTGGCACCTACAAATCCTACAAGGGCATCGAGCGCAAATGCCTCGTGACCGACTGAGACTGGCTTCCGCACACTGAAACCTCTATGCGGGCTCGCATGGCGGCAGATGGCAGAGACGTGCGCGTGGTCGGTTCGGGTCCGGCGGGGCTGATGGCGGCGGAGGTTCTCGCCGCTGGTGGTGCGCGGGTCGAGATCATTGACCATCACCGCATGCCGGCCCGCAAATTTCTCCTCGCGGGCCGTGGGGGCCTCAACCTCACCCATGCCGAACCACTGGAACAATTGTTGCAACGCTACGGAGAAGCCCGGCCGCTGCTGGAGCCTTGCATTCGCGCCTTTCCGCCGGACGCCCTGCGCCGCTGGTGCGCCGAGCTTGGCATCGAGACGTTCGTCGGTTCATCGGGGCGTGTCTTCCCGGATGGGCTGAAGGCCTCGCCCATGTTGCGCGCCTGGTTGCGGCGCCTGCAGTCCTTGGGCGTGAAGCGCACCTCACCCTCTGCGTGGGCGGGCTTTGACGATGTCCTCACAGTGCTCGCCATGGGCGGCGCCAGTTGGCCGGAACTCGGTTCCAATGCCGCATGGGTTTCGAAGTTTCAGGACGCGGGGATTGCCGTCACGCCACTCGTCGCCTCCAACAGCAGGCAGAAGATCGCGTGGAGCGATCACATGCTGCGATTTGCCGGCACGCCACTGAAGAACGTCGCTGTCACGGCGGGCGGCCACACGGTGCGGGGCGAGATCATGCTGATGAAGGACGGGATCGAGGGTGGCGCCATCTACGCGCTGTCGCCCCATCTGCGAATTGCCGGCGCGACGTTGACCATCGACCTGAAGCCCGACCTCTCGGCGCAGCAGGTGGCAGAACGGCTGGCCCGCCCGCGTGGCAAGGATTCGCGCAGCACATTCCTGCGCAAGGCACTGAACCTTCCACCTGCCGCCATTGCCCTGATGCGGGAGGCGGGAAGCGACACACCCAAGGCAGTTGCACTCACTACGCACGGTCCCGTCGAACTCCGGCGCGCCATCTCTTCCGCTGGCGGTGTGGCGCGCGACGAGATCGACGGTCATTTCCGGCTTCTGAAGAAGCCGAACACCTGGGTGGTTGGCGAAATGCTGGATTGGGATGCGCCCACAGGTGGCTACCTGTTGCAGGCGTGTCTTGCGACCGCGCGCTTTGCGGCGGCGGACTGCCTCAACCATCTCAACCTGTCTGCCAGATGAACGTTGGCTTCGGCGTGGGTTCAGCCACAGGTCGCTAGAACAGTCTCCATCAACCGGAGCAAGAGGCTCCAAGGGGAAACGGAGAACGCCATGAAGACCATCGTCAAGTCACTCGCCGCCGCCACGCTCGCCATCAGCGTGATCCTGCCCGGGACTCTCACCACCGAAGCCAGCGCCATGTCGGCCCACAAGTATTGCCAGAAGGTTGCCACCAAGTACGCCAACAAGAAGACCGACAAGAAGGTCTTCACGCACATGGTCGCTGGTGGCGTGATGGGTGGCCTGTTGGGCAATGCGCTGGGCGGCAAGAAGACGACCGTGGGCTTCGCCGCAGGCGGCGCGGCACTCGGCATGATGGACGGCGCCAGCAACTGGGATGCCTACTACGAGAACGCCTACGAATCCTGCATGGACGACATGGAAGACTAGACATCCACCGCGATTGCACCGAAGGCCGGACAATGCGTCCGGCCTTTTGTATTTCAGCCCTTGGCCGTCTTGCGGTTGCGCAGGATGTGTTCGTGCTCCGCGTCGTACAGCGCCGAGTCCTTGAAGGTCCGGTGGCCCAGAACGTGGCCCACCAGCACGAGCGCCGTGCGCGTCAACTTCTCCGCCCGTACCTTCTTCGCGATGTCGCCCAGTGTGCCGTGGATGAACTGCTGGTCCGGCCAGCCCACGCGGAAGGCCACCACCACCGGGCATTCCTCGCCATAGTGCGGAATGAGCGAACGCTGGATGTGCGGCAGGTTGCGCACGGAGAGGTGGATTGCAAGCGTTGCCTTCGAGGCGCCCAGCTTTTCCAGTTCCTCGCCCGGCGGCATCGCCGAGGATTGCATGGACGTGCGCGTGAGAATCACCGTCTGCGCCACCTCCGGCAAGGTGAACTCGGTCTTGAGCGCCGCGGCGGCGGCCGCGAAGGCGGGCACGCCCGGCGTCACGTCGTAGTCGATGCCCAACGCATCGAGCCGCCGCATCTGTTCGGCAATTGCGCCATAAAGCGAGGGGTCACCGGAATGAACCCGCGCGACATCTTGGCCCGCTTCATGGGCAGCCTTGATGTGGCCGATGATCTCGTCGAGATGCATGGGCGCGGTGTCCCGCACCACGGCACCGGCGGGCGCCGCCTTCACGATCTCTTCCGGCACAAGCGAACCCGCATAGAGGCAGACAGGGCAGGATTGGATCAGCTTCAGCCCCCGCACCGTGATGAGATCGGGTGCGCCCGGTCCGGCGCCGATGAAATGAACGGTCATAGCGGTTCCATTTTCTTCGCGTATCCACGCGGCGTGTAGGCATAGGTCTGGCCGTCGCCCCGCACGATGGCCTTCGATTGCGAGGAGCCGACCATCACCAGCGTGAGCATGTCGACGTCTTCGGCGCGGAATTGATCGAAGCGGATGATCCGCACCTTTTCTTCGGGGCGGCCAAGGTTGGAGGCCAGCACCACTGGCGTGTCTGGCCGACGGTGCGGGCGCAGCATGTCGAAGGCCTTGACGATCTGGTCCGTGCGCTTGAGTGAGCGCGGATTGTAGAAGGAAATCACGAAGTCGCCCTCCGCCGCCGAAGTCACGCGCTGCACGATGGTTTCCCACGGCGTCAGCAGGTCCGAGAGCGAGATGCAGCAAAAGTCATGGCCGATGAGCGCGCCTGCGCGGGCGCTGCCCAGCTGGAAGGCCGAGACGCCGGGATGCACCTCGACGGCGATGCGGCAGGGTTCGCGGTCGATCAGCTCGTAGACGAGTGCCGCCATGGCGAAAATGGCCGGATCCCCAGAGCACACCAGCGCCACGCGCTTGCCCTGCCTGGCGAGGTCGATGGCATGGCGGCAGCGCTTCTCTTCGTCGCCAAGCGGAAAGTCGTGGCGCGTCTGGCCGTTGCGCAGATGTTCGATAAGGTCAAGGTAGAGCGAATAGCCCACCCATTCCGTTGCCGACCACAATTCGTGATCGACCTGCGGCGTCATCAGCGCGCTGTCACCGGGACCGATGCCGACAATCGCCACGGAACCGCGTTGCCGCCCCTGCGGGTCGGTCAGATCGTCGTGCGAGGCTGCCTGCGCAATGGCGATGGTGGCCCGCTTGCTCTTCACCTTGGAGACGATGAGCTTCCCCTTCGGACCAGCAAGCGCGAGTGCTGCGGCCTCAGCCACACCGGGCACGCCCACTTCCTGCTCCACCACAGCCGATGGCGTGACAAGGCGTGGCGCTTCCGCTTTCAGCTGCTCTGCCGTGAAGAAATAGACATTCTCGAACTGGTTGATGGCAGGCTCGTCTTCCTTGAGATCAATGGAGCCGTATTGATGAATGGACTGCGGCGCGATGTTGTGCTGCGCCAGTGTATCATCGAGAAGTTTCTTGACCTCCGCCGGGTCCGTGCCGCGTTCGCAGCCGATCCCCACCGTCAGCACAAAGGGATGATAAACGAGGTGCCGCGGCCCGCCCGCCGTGCGGTGAATGGTGACGTCCTGCCGGATGTCTTCTCCCCGCAGGCGCGCGGCGGCGGCGGCCTTGTGGTCATCCGTGTTGGCGAGCACCGCACCGGAGGGCGCATCAAGGGCCTCGCCGAACACCACGTCGCTGGCCGTCGTGACAGCCGCATGGCCGCCGGTTGCTGCTGCAATCCTGCGCGCCAGGTCATTTGCACCGGAATGACCGCCGGTGAGCGGAACAACGCTGGAGCCATCTTCCGCCACCGCAACGACAGGAGCTTCGCGGGACTTGTCCTTGAGGCGCGGGGCAACAGCGCGGATCAGGATTCCGGCGGCACATACGCCCACCACGGCCTTCGCGAAAATGAAGGCGCGCGCCATGGCCTGCGTCGCCTTCGCGAAATGAACATCCGCGCCTTCAAGCCCTTCCGGCCCGTGAATGAGGCCACCCACGCTGTCCTTGATCTTGCGGGCCGTGGGCATGGCGGATGGCCCCAACACAAAAATGGCAATCTGGCGTTTTGCCATCTCAGGTCCTCACGATGATGGTTGTGAAATAGGGCAGGGCATCATCCGCGATCTCGTCAACAGGCTGGATCACCTCGTCGTCCTGCGTTGCCTTGGTCACGGCGGTAGCGCGCGTGATCAGGTCAAGGGCGGAGAGGACGTTCTTCACCTTGGCGAAGTGCCGCCCCACCTTGATGATGGCCGCGGACTGGCAGGTGAGAAGTTCCTCGCGCAGGCGGTCCGCGTCCAGCGTGGCCGGCAGGACCTTCAGCACGTCGTCGCGCTTGCACAGCGGCCGGCCCATCACCGCGGCGCAGGCCACGGGTGACGTCACACCCGGCACCACGACGCAGGAGAACTGTGCCGACAGCCGCTCATGAACATACATGAAGCTGCCATAGAAGAAGGGGTCGCCTTCACACAGCATCACAACGTCTTCGCCGCGGGCGAGGTGCGTGGCGATCTCAGCCGCACCTGTGTCGTATGCGGCCTGCGCAGGCGCGCGCTCGGTACGCATCGGCATGTCGATTGCAATTTCCTGGACCTCGTCGGAGAGGAAGGGGGCTGCGATGCCACGCGCCGTGGAGTCGCTGCCATTGGCGGCGAGATAGGCCACGACCTTGGCCGTGGAGATAAGTCGCCACGCCTTCACCGTCATCAGTTCCGGATCGCCGGGACCGACGCCCACGCCGTAAAGAGTTCCGCTCATGCCTTCGTCGCCCGCCATTGTGTCACGCCCATGCGCGGCCGCATGGCGCGCAAGTGCCCGATCCGCGTCAGGTGTGAAATTTCCATGCGCACCAGTTCACCGCCGTGCTTTTCCTGGAGATCGTAGAGATGCATCTCACCTTCCAGGGTCACCACATTGGCCACCATGCGCCCCCCGGGCCGCAATCGCTCCCAGGCGGCTTCGAAGGTTCCTGGTTCGGAAATGCCGCCGCCGATGAATACGGCATGAGGCGCGGGCAGTGCATCGTAGGCAAGTGGTGCCGCCAGCGGAATGATCCGCAGGCGCGGTGTTCCCAACTGGTCAGCGTTTTGCGCAATCATGGCGCGGCGCTCCGCATCGGGCTCGATGGCAATGGCCTCGCACCCGCGCGCCGACCGCATCCATTCGATGCCGACGGAGCCAGAACCCGCGCCCACGTCCCAGAGCAACTGGTCGGGCGCAGGGGCAAGGGCCGCCAGCGTTGCCGCCCGCACTTCGCGCTTGGTGATCTTTCCGTCATGGCGAAACGCCTCGTCCGGCAATCCCGCCATGCGCGGCCAGATCTTGGCACCTTCACCGGCCACGCAGTGCACGGCCATCGTGTTGAGTGGCGACCAATCCTGTGCAGGTGCGGCATCGGCGGCGAAGTGTGACACACGCTCTTGTTCACCGCCCATGTTCTCAAGCACCGTCACGCCGCTCTTGCCGAAACCGCGCGCCGTCAGGCGGCGGCAAACCTCGGCGACAGAGGAACCATCCTCGGTCAGGATGAGAAGCCGCGCCTCCGGCTGAATGAAGCCCTCGACATTCGCCGCAGGCCGCCCATGGATCGTAAAGCAATCACAATCCGGCAGCGACCAGCCCAGCCGTGCCGCCGCCAGCGAAAACGCCGAGAGATGCGGGATGATCTCGGTCTCGCTCTTGGCAATGAAGGTGAGGATCTTGCGGGCCACGCCGAAGTTCATGGGATCGCCCGTGGCGAGGATCACCGTGGGTTGCCCGCGCAACGCGTTGATCTGCTCCACCACGGCGGAGAATGGTTGCGGCCAGACGTGGTGAACACCGGGCAGCGCAGGCATCATGGCGAGCGTGCGTTCCGACCCCACGATATGCGTAGCCTGCTGCAAGGCCTCGCGCGCTCTTGCGCCCAGCCCCGCATATCCGTCTTCGCCGATGCCGATGATGGTCAGCCAGATGCTCATGCCGAGTCTCCCAGGAGCGCATTGATCACCGCCGCCGCCATGGCAGAGCCGCCCTGACGGCCGCGCAGTGCGATGAAGGGAATGCCACGCGGATTCGAGATCAGTTGGTCCTTGCTCTCGGCCGCACCAACAAACCCGACCGGCAGGCCCACGATGGCCGCGGGCCGTGGCGCGCCCGCATCGATCATGTCGAGCAGGTGGAACAGTGCCGTGGGCGCATTGCCGATCACGGCAATGGACCCCGCAAGGTGGGGCCGCCAGAGTTCGACGGAGGCAGCGGACCGCGTGTTGCCGATTTCCTGCGCCACCTCGCGGGTGCGTGGATCATTCAGCGTACAGATGATCCGTTCCCGCTCCGGCAACAGCGTGGTGATGATGCCATGGCGCACCATCTCCGCATCCACCAGGACTTTTCCACCGGCCAGCAAGGCCAATTGGGCGTTCGGCACGAAATTGGAGTCGATCACCAGGTTCCTGGCAATGTCGGTCATGCCGCAGGCATGGATGATCCGCCGCGCCACCGCACGGGCGTTGGACGGCAACAGCGAAAAGTCGGCCTCCGCGTCGATCGTCGAGAACGACAGCGAGTAGATGGCTTCGGGATCTTTCAAATACTCGCTCATGTCCTGCCGGGCTTCAGCGTGCGTGGTCCCAGCGGATGGTCCGCGTGAGGGTAGGGTGCATGCGTGTGACCATGGTCATGATCGTGGTCATGCCCGTGACCATGATCGTGTCCGTGATGGTGATGTCCGTGACCATGCGCCGCTTCCGGCCGCGAGGCCAGAGCGAAGGGCCCCTCCGGCGCGGTTCCCGTGCCGATGCCTTCCACATGGTGGTGATGACTTTCCTGCACCGCGCCCACGTCCGCCTCGAAGCCCAGCACCTGCGTGCGGTACTTGCACAGCTGGCAATTCATGGAAATGTCGCCGGAGAGAATCTGTTCCAGCCGTTCCACGAAGGTGTCGATCACGGCGGGATGATCGTTGAGGTAGGGCGCCTTGACGAATTCGATGCCGGGATGACGCGCAGCAACCACATCCGTCGCATCATAGATGCGGTCCACCAGAATGCCGGTGAAGAGGAAATAGGGAAAGACGATGATGCGCTTGAAGCCGAGCCGCACGCAGTGGTCGAGCGCCGGTTCCACCAGCGGGAAGGTGACGCCCGAATAGGCAACCTCGCCCCAGCCGAAACCGAAGCCTTCCCACAGCATGCGCATGACCTTGGAGACGTTCGAGTTGGCATCCGGATCAGATGCGCCGCGCCCCACCACCACCAGCATGGTTTCGTGCCGGGAGATGTGATCGCCGGCGGCGTCCAGCGCCTGCTGGATACGGTCGCCCGCCGCCCGCAGCATCTTGGGGTCGATGCCCAGTTCCTTGCCGTAGTTGATGGTGACGCCATTCTGCGCCGCATAGGTGTTCAGCACGGAGGGAATGTCGTTCTTGGCATGGCCCGCGGCGAACAGCATGCCGGGCACGGCGAGGATGCGGTTGGCACCTGTGGCGCGCAGCTTGTCCAGCCCCTCGCGGATGATGGGCGTGGCAAATTCCAGATAGCCGAATTCCACGGGATATTGCGGAAGGCGCTTCTTGAGATGTTCCGCAAGCACCGCGAATTCCTTCACGGCATTGGCATCGCGGCTGCCATGGCCGCATAACATCACACCCAGTTTCTCGCTCATGTCCTGCCTTCCATCAGTTTGCAGCCGGCACAGCTCGCCGGGTGGAAGGCAGCTCCGTCTTGGCGCCACTCAGGGTCCGCCGCACCGGAATGTCTTTCATCTCCCTCGGGGCAAAGCCGTATGGGGGAGAACTGCTGGCGCCCTTATAGCGCCGCGCTGCCGCCGGGCAAGGCGGATTGCGACATTCCGGGAGCCGCCGCGGCTAGAACTCCACCCCCGCCTGCGCCTTCACGCCGGAGCGGAAGGGATGCTTCACCTGTTCCATTTCCGTCACCAGGTCGGCAATTTCGATCAACTCGTCGCGCGCATTGCGCCCGGTGATGACGATGTGCTTGTCGGCGGGGCGGGAGCGCAGAACCTCCAGCACCTCCTCCATGGGCAGGTAGTCGTAGCGCAACACGATGTTGAGTTCGTCCAACAGCACCATCTTGTAGGAGGGGTCGGCGATCATCTTCTTGGCCTGCTCCCAGCCGTCGCGGGCATGGGCCACGTCGCGGGCGCGGTCCTGCGTTTCCCAGGTGAAGCCTTCGCCTGCGGCCTTGATGGTGACGAGGTCTGGATAATTTTCCAGCACCGTACGCTCGCCCGTATCCCAGGCGCCCTTGATGAACTGGATGACGCCGGAGCGCATGCCGTGGCCGATGCAGCGGAACACCATGCCGAAGGCGGCGGTGGATTTGCCCTTGCCCTTGCCGGTGTGAACGATGAGGAGGCCGCGTTCGATGGTCTTGCCCGCCATGATCTTGGCGCGCGCCGCCTTCTTCTTCGCCATCTTTTCGTGATGCCGTGCAAGGTCGTGGTCGTCGCCGTTCTCGGGTTCGTCGCTCATGTCTGCAACTCTTTCAGGTGGTTGTAGGTTGAATTGAGCCGCGGCTGCCAGAGACCGCGGGAAATGGCTTCGGCAAGGCGCGCGGCGATGTCCTTCAGCGCATGCGGATTGTTCTCGGCCAGGAACATCCGCGTGTCATCGTCCACGAGATAGGCCTCGTAGGCAAGGTCGAAGTGATGCGATTTCACGGCATCTGCCGTGGCCGCAAAGGCAAACATGTAATCCACGGTCGCGGCGATCTCGAAGGCTCCCTTGTAGCCGTGCCGCTTCACGCCCGTGATCCATTTGGGATTGGCGACACGGGAACGAACCACGCGGGCCACTTCCTCGTCCAGCGTGCGCACCACGGGCCGCTCCGGGCGCGAGTGGTCGTTGTGGTAGGTCGCCGGCTTCTTGCCGGAAGCGGTTTCCACGGCCGCACTGAGACCGCCTTCGAACTGGTAGTAATCGTCGGAGTCGAGAAGGTCATGCTCACGGTTGTCCTGGTTGTGGATCACCGCCTCCACGGCTGCAAGGCGCCGCCGGAACGCATCCTCGGAGGGTACGCCGTCCGCCTTTGCGCCATAGGCGAAGGCGCCCCAGGTGACGAAGGCGGCGGCAAGGTCGGCGCGCGTCTGCCAGATGCCTTCATCGATCAGGGCCTGCAGGCCTGCCCCATAGGCCCCCGGTTTGGCGCCGAAGATGCGTCGTGCGGCAAGCCGCCGGGCCTCGTCGGCAGTGACTCCGGAATGAACGAGCGTCGCCGCCTCTCGCCGCATGCGGGCCGCGATGGGGTTGTCGGTCTCCGGCTCATCCAGCGCCCCGATGCTGATGATGGCCTTGTCGAGCAATTCGATCTGTGCCGGAAATGCGTCGCGGAAGAATCCGGAAATGCGGAGCGTCACATCCACCCGCGGCCGGCCCAGCACGGCGAGCGGAATGGTCTCGAATCCGGTCACGCGCCAGCTTGCCGGGTCCCACAGTGGCTTCGCTCCGATGAGGGCAAGCGCCTGTGCGATGTCATCCCCGCCGGTCCGCATGTTGGATGTACCCCAGGCGGAAAGGGCAGCGGATACAAGGTGTTGCCCTGTCTCCTGGAAGTGCCGCGTGAGCAGCGCGTCTGCCGACCTTCTGCCCAGCGACCACGCCGCCGGAGTGGGCAGCGTGCGGTTGTCGATGGAGAAGAAATTGCGCCCCGTGGGCAGCACGTCGAGGCGTCCCCGTGTGGGTGCACCGGATGGGCCAGGCGCCACGCGCGCTCCCGCAAGGCCGCGCAACACGCCGTCAATCTCATTCGTCGCCGACGCCGCAAGGGCAGGGCGAAGCGTGGCATTGACCATGGCAATCACCTGCGCCGAAGCGTCTCCCGGCGGCCGTGCTGCTCCGGCAACACACCGTTCCGCCAGCAACTCCAACCGCTCCACCGTGTCGCCCTGCGTGCGCCAGGGAGCGGCGGAGAGAGCTTGCAGTACGTCGGGCCGAGGTCCCGCCCACGCCGCACTGAATTCACAGGCCAGGGGATCGAAGCCAAGATGCATGTCGGCCGCCAGCGCCCGCACCAGCGATGCATCACCGCCCGCACCCGTACCGCGTGCCACGCGGGTCAGTGCCACGAGCAGAGACGTTTCCTGTTCTCCCGTGGGGGCTGCTCCGAGGATGTGCAATCCATCACGGATTTGCGCTTCCTTCAGGTCGCAGAGATAGGCATCCAGCCGCTGCAAATCTCCATCGGCATCGCCGGTGAATCCGGCGTCCCTGTCGAGGCGGTGCTGGCGGGTGAGGTCGAGGATATTTTCGCGCAAAGCGGAGAGCCGCCGCTGATCCAGTCCAGAGGCGAGGTAGTACTCATCCACCAGCGCCTCAAGGTCTTTCATTGGACCGTAGGACTCGGCGCGCGTGAGAGGCGGCGTGAGGTGGTCGATGATGACGGCGGACGTGCGCCGCTTCGCCTGCGTGCCTTCGCCCGGATCGTTGACGATGAACGGATAAAGCTGCGGTACAGGCCCCAGCGCAATCTCCGGCCAACAAGATTCCGACAGGGCCGTCGCCTTGCCCGGGAGCCATTCCAGGTTGCCATGCTTTCCGTTGTGGATGATCGCCTGCACGCCGAAGTTCTGGCGCAGCCAAACATAGGTGGCGAGGTATCCGTGCGGCGGCACCAAGGCCTGATCATGGTAGGTGGATTTGGGATCGATGTTGTAGCCCCGTGCCGGCTGCACCCCCACGACGGCGTTGCCGAAGCGCAGC
The nucleotide sequence above comes from Hyphomicrobiales bacterium. Encoded proteins:
- the cobI gene encoding precorrin-2 C(20)-methyltransferase, producing MSGTLYGVGVGPGDPELMTVKAWRLISTAKVVAYLAANGSDSTARGIAAPFLSDEVQEIAIDMPMRTERAPAQAAYDTGAAEIATHLARGEDVVMLCEGDPFFYGSFMYVHERLSAQFSCVVVPGVTSPVACAAVMGRPLCKRDDVLKVLPATLDADRLREELLTCQSAAIIKVGRHFAKVKNVLSALDLITRATAVTKATQDDEVIQPVDEIADDALPYFTTIIVRT
- the cbiE gene encoding precorrin-6y C5,15-methyltransferase (decarboxylating) subunit CbiE, producing the protein MSIWLTIIGIGEDGYAGLGARAREALQQATHIVGSERTLAMMPALPGVHHVWPQPFSAVVEQINALRGQPTVILATGDPMNFGVARKILTFIAKSETEIIPHLSAFSLAAARLGWSLPDCDCFTIHGRPAANVEGFIQPEARLLILTEDGSSVAEVCRRLTARGFGKSGVTVLENMGGEQERVSHFAADAAPAQDWSPLNTMAVHCVAGEGAKIWPRMAGLPDEAFRHDGKITKREVRAATLAALAPAPDQLLWDVGAGSGSVGIEWMRSARGCEAIAIEPDAERRAMIAQNADQLGTPRLRIIPLAAPLAYDALPAPHAVFIGGGISEPGTFEAAWERLRPGGRMVANVVTLEGEMHLYDLQEKHGGELVRMEISHLTRIGHLRAMRPRMGVTQWRATKA
- the cobM gene encoding precorrin-4 C(11)-methyltransferase produces the protein MTVHFIGAGPGAPDLITVRGLKLIQSCPVCLYAGSLVPEEIVKAAPAGAVVRDTAPMHLDEIIGHIKAAHEAGQDVARVHSGDPSLYGAIAEQMRRLDALGIDYDVTPGVPAFAAAAAALKTEFTLPEVAQTVILTRTSMQSSAMPPGEELEKLGASKATLAIHLSVRNLPHIQRSLIPHYGEECPVVVAFRVGWPDQQFIHGTLGDIAKKVRAEKLTRTALVLVGHVLGHRTFKDSALYDAEHEHILRNRKTAKG
- the cobO gene encoding cob(I)yrinic acid a,c-diamide adenosyltransferase yields the protein MSDEPENGDDHDLARHHEKMAKKKAARAKIMAGKTIERGLLIVHTGKGKGKSTAAFGMVFRCIGHGMRSGVIQFIKGAWDTGERTVLENYPDLVTIKAAGEGFTWETQDRARDVAHARDGWEQAKKMIADPSYKMVLLDELNIVLRYDYLPMEEVLEVLRSRPADKHIVITGRNARDELIEIADLVTEMEQVKHPFRSGVKAQAGVEF
- a CDS encoding TIGR03862 family flavoprotein gives rise to the protein MAADGRDVRVVGSGPAGLMAAEVLAAGGARVEIIDHHRMPARKFLLAGRGGLNLTHAEPLEQLLQRYGEARPLLEPCIRAFPPDALRRWCAELGIETFVGSSGRVFPDGLKASPMLRAWLRRLQSLGVKRTSPSAWAGFDDVLTVLAMGGASWPELGSNAAWVSKFQDAGIAVTPLVASNSRQKIAWSDHMLRFAGTPLKNVAVTAGGHTVRGEIMLMKDGIEGGAIYALSPHLRIAGATLTIDLKPDLSAQQVAERLARPRGKDSRSTFLRKALNLPPAAIALMREAGSDTPKAVALTTHGPVELRRAISSAGGVARDEIDGHFRLLKKPNTWVVGEMLDWDAPTGGYLLQACLATARFAAADCLNHLNLSAR
- a CDS encoding BA14K family protein; protein product: MSKRSETVMAMRLAFAALGLSLVASGAAWATPKDYCEAYARDFADRGPKDEKLWNVHRDNAMADCLLQFQPANAAPDEQAPPPPKIVKKVAKAPAPQKVKRKVAPAPEQDMAEPLPDPAVIVAPDIEPPPSSKGAKQPAQVARSKTLLAKLFSKKDPDVPDAAPVGKAGKPAPGTSAWLDYCDRKYASFNRETGTYKSYKGIERKCLVTD
- the cobJ gene encoding precorrin-3B C(17)-methyltransferase codes for the protein MAKRQIAIFVLGPSAMPTARKIKDSVGGLIHGPEGLEGADVHFAKATQAMARAFIFAKAVVGVCAAGILIRAVAPRLKDKSREAPVVAVAEDGSSVVPLTGGHSGANDLARRIAAATGGHAAVTTASDVVFGEALDAPSGAVLANTDDHKAAAAARLRGEDIRQDVTIHRTAGGPRHLVYHPFVLTVGIGCERGTDPAEVKKLLDDTLAQHNIAPQSIHQYGSIDLKEDEPAINQFENVYFFTAEQLKAEAPRLVTPSAVVEQEVGVPGVAEAAALALAGPKGKLIVSKVKSKRATIAIAQAASHDDLTDPQGRQRGSVAIVGIGPGDSALMTPQVDHELWSATEWVGYSLYLDLIEHLRNGQTRHDFPLGDEEKRCRHAIDLARQGKRVALVCSGDPAIFAMAALVYELIDREPCRIAVEVHPGVSAFQLGSARAGALIGHDFCCISLSDLLTPWETIVQRVTSAAEGDFVISFYNPRSLKRTDQIVKAFDMLRPHRRPDTPVVLASNLGRPEEKVRIIRFDQFRAEDVDMLTLVMVGSSQSKAIVRGDGQTYAYTPRGYAKKMEPL
- a CDS encoding GNAT family N-acetyltransferase; translated protein: MKIIAARFSNRHGPGYCLAMTAIVALPVLETPTLLLREIRTRDVAQLAAFMTQPRYQRHIAHRLRDDAAVADFVRRQVAVQGDRRRQIFHLAAEEKLSGDVVGEGFIITHGGGDYEVGWGVHPAMWSMGLGTEIGRALLAIAFEHLKAKSVWCKIMVPNGASLTVARRIGMGEQGTQADYPVGQGRFERVAIYRIGNDTYFDLPY
- a CDS encoding precorrin-8X methylmutase, which codes for MSEYLKDPEAIYSLSFSTIDAEADFSLLPSNARAVARRIIHACGMTDIARNLVIDSNFVPNAQLALLAGGKVLVDAEMVRHGIITTLLPERERIICTLNDPRTREVAQEIGNTRSAASVELWRPHLAGSIAVIGNAPTALFHLLDMIDAGAPRPAAIVGLPVGFVGAAESKDQLISNPRGIPFIALRGRQGGSAMAAAVINALLGDSA
- a CDS encoding sirohydrochlorin chelatase; the protein is MSEKLGVMLCGHGSRDANAVKEFAVLAEHLKKRLPQYPVEFGYLEFATPIIREGLDKLRATGANRILAVPGMLFAAGHAKNDIPSVLNTYAAQNGVTINYGKELGIDPKMLRAAGDRIQQALDAAGDHISRHETMLVVVGRGASDPDANSNVSKVMRMLWEGFGFGWGEVAYSGVTFPLVEPALDHCVRLGFKRIIVFPYFLFTGILVDRIYDATDVVAARHPGIEFVKAPYLNDHPAVIDTFVERLEQILSGDISMNCQLCKYRTQVLGFEADVGAVQESHHHHVEGIGTGTAPEGPFALASRPEAAHGHGHHHHGHDHGHGHDHDHDHGHTHAPYPHADHPLGPRTLKPGRT